One window of Prochlorococcus marinus XMU1405 genomic DNA carries:
- the mnmE gene encoding tRNA uridine-5-carboxymethylaminomethyl(34) synthesis GTPase MnmE — MDSIVTTEDTIAAIASAISIGKGGVAIIRVSGKDAINSCKKIVQTKSKYAWESHRVFRGFIQENKKNKFIDEVLILVMKSPNSFTGEDVVELHCHGGIIIVNKVLKILLSSNSRVRLANPGEFSQRAFLNGKIDLTQAESINQLINASNTRSAELAFSGVQGEIKKKIDDIKNDLINQLCEIEARVDFEEDFTDFDYTKYLKNIKKVKEKIELLIENAKRNSYIHNGISIALIGKTNVGKSSLLNLLAKKEKAIVTNIPGTTRDVIEVNLTINDIPMKIIDTAGIRETHEQIESIGIKKSFGKIKESDFIIYIYSLEEGFNEEDKKIIQEIPKEKLITILGNKKDLIDCKNINSNELKNTILMSIKNNDGERLLINTIIKKCGLKQVENINIFLNERHLTNLSACLSNLNDTDEIIKNKLPFDLLSIELRDGIQNLSKITGQELTEELLDNIFSKFCIGK, encoded by the coding sequence ATGGATTCGATAGTTACTACAGAAGATACGATAGCAGCAATTGCTTCAGCTATAAGTATTGGGAAGGGAGGAGTTGCGATAATAAGAGTATCAGGGAAAGACGCAATAAATTCTTGCAAAAAGATTGTTCAAACTAAATCTAAATATGCATGGGAATCACATAGGGTTTTTCGTGGTTTTATTCAGGAAAATAAAAAAAATAAATTTATAGATGAGGTTTTAATTTTAGTGATGAAATCCCCAAATAGCTTCACAGGAGAGGATGTAGTTGAACTTCATTGCCATGGCGGAATTATCATAGTAAATAAAGTTTTAAAGATATTATTATCTAGTAATTCTAGAGTTAGACTTGCAAACCCAGGAGAATTTAGTCAAAGAGCTTTTCTTAATGGAAAAATAGACCTTACTCAAGCCGAGTCGATTAATCAATTAATTAATGCAAGCAATACCAGATCAGCAGAGTTAGCTTTTAGCGGGGTTCAAGGAGAAATAAAGAAAAAAATTGATGATATTAAAAATGACCTTATAAATCAACTTTGCGAAATAGAAGCGAGAGTTGATTTTGAAGAAGACTTCACAGATTTTGATTACACCAAATATCTAAAAAACATTAAAAAAGTCAAAGAAAAAATAGAATTACTTATAGAAAATGCAAAAAGAAATTCATATATTCACAATGGAATATCCATTGCGCTTATAGGTAAAACAAATGTTGGTAAAAGCTCTTTATTAAATTTGCTTGCAAAAAAAGAGAAAGCAATCGTAACTAATATTCCTGGAACAACTAGAGATGTTATTGAAGTTAATTTAACTATTAATGATATTCCAATGAAAATAATTGATACTGCTGGCATAAGAGAAACTCATGAACAAATTGAAAGTATTGGAATTAAAAAAAGTTTTGGGAAAATAAAAGAGTCAGATTTTATAATTTATATTTATAGTCTTGAAGAAGGATTTAATGAAGAAGACAAAAAAATAATACAAGAAATTCCTAAAGAAAAATTAATTACTATTTTGGGCAATAAAAAAGATTTAATTGATTGCAAAAATATTAATTCAAATGAGTTAAAAAACACAATTCTTATGAGTATTAAGAATAATGATGGTGAAAGATTATTAATAAACACAATTATAAAAAAATGCGGATTAAAACAAGTAGAAAATATCAATATATTTTTAAACGAAAGACATCTAACAAATTTGTCTGCTTGCTTATCTAATTTAAATGATACTGATGAAATAATTAAAAATAAATTGCCATTTGATTTGTTATCAATTGAGCTGAGAGATGGAATTCAAAACTTATCTAAAATAACTGGTCAAGAATTAACTGAGGAACTTCTAGATAATATTTTTTCTAAGTTTTGTATTGGTAAATAA
- a CDS encoding DUF2062 domain-containing protein, with amino-acid sequence MRFKRDITNKKILSLFRSQNGSPFFNAKGLAIGVFSGCFPFFGFQTLMGVFFAKIAKGNIVLAAIGTWISNPFTYIPLYYFNYKVGSIFLNNPSNKILEKSLVIDDLWKQGRIFSLKLLLGSSCVGILLALICGSIVFFIYKIKIKR; translated from the coding sequence ATGAGATTTAAAAGAGATATTACCAATAAGAAAATTCTATCATTATTTAGGAGTCAGAATGGAAGTCCTTTCTTTAATGCTAAAGGTTTAGCTATAGGGGTATTTAGTGGTTGCTTTCCATTTTTTGGTTTTCAGACTTTAATGGGAGTATTTTTTGCGAAAATAGCTAAGGGAAATATTGTTCTAGCTGCAATTGGTACCTGGATCAGCAACCCTTTTACTTATATTCCACTTTATTATTTTAACTATAAAGTTGGTTCGATTTTTTTAAATAATCCTTCTAATAAAATTCTTGAAAAAAGTTTAGTTATTGATGACTTATGGAAACAAGGTAGAATTTTTTCCTTAAAATTACTCTTAGGTTCATCTTGTGTAGGTATTTTATTAGCTTTGATTTGCGGCAGTATTGTTTTCTTTATCTACAAGATAAAAATTAAAAGATAG
- a CDS encoding RelA/SpoT family protein, producing the protein MSEAAANSKEKNEIEVSKTILPENKKYESESLNYQINIPDWLLKDIHNFEKSNKENDENQNLIVKAFKLAYKAHDGQFRASGEPYIIHPVAVANLLKEIGASSSVIAAGLLHDVVEDTGIDLSEIETNFGLEVKILVEGVTKLGGIHFNNRTEAQAENLRKMFLAMASDIRVVLVKLADRLHNMRTIEWLNDEKKLRIARETREIYAPLANRLGINRFKWELEDLAFKFLEPKEYLDLKDQIAVKRSDREKRLKVTLNLMKENLISAGLKNFEITGRPKHLYGIWSKMERQQKQFHEIYDVAALRIIVDNSDSCYRALAVVHDTFKPIPGRFKDYIGLPKPNGYQSLHTSVIGRHRPIEVQIRTTSMHQIAEYGIAAHWQYKEGGSPAKSNAERFNWLRQLVEWQQEGNERDHNDYLASIKEDLFDEEVFVITPKGDVVGLRKGSTAIDFAYRIHSEVGNHCNGIRINEKLSPLSTALQNGDFIEILTSNNATPSLDWLNFVVTPTAKNRIRQWYKKSHRDETIKRGRDLLEKEVGRNGFEALLSSEAMKKVANRCNLKTTEDLLASLGFGGLTLHQVLNRLREEIKLQTEDVKNDSDSEIAKSLKSNNNLSTNQSNTAAKSPISGIEGLDYRIGKCCSPLPGEDIIGTVSLGNHGITIHREDCENVIPIPIERRLPVGWNQDNKTGDNKFPIQLRIEVIDRVGVLKDILMRLSDKGINVSDANVKTAYGKPAIINLCVGLESYNQLHKTIEQIKSMADVLDIARVGQS; encoded by the coding sequence ATGTCCGAGGCAGCTGCAAATTCAAAAGAAAAAAACGAAATTGAAGTTTCCAAAACTATTTTGCCTGAAAATAAAAAATATGAAAGTGAATCTTTGAATTATCAAATAAACATTCCAGATTGGCTTCTTAAAGATATACATAATTTTGAAAAATCAAATAAAGAAAATGATGAGAATCAAAACCTTATAGTAAAGGCTTTTAAACTTGCTTATAAAGCTCATGATGGACAATTCCGTGCGAGCGGCGAGCCATACATTATCCACCCCGTTGCTGTTGCAAATCTCCTTAAAGAAATAGGTGCTAGTTCATCTGTTATTGCTGCAGGCCTTTTACATGATGTAGTTGAAGATACTGGCATTGATTTATCCGAAATAGAAACAAATTTTGGATTAGAAGTAAAAATACTTGTAGAGGGTGTAACAAAATTAGGCGGCATACACTTTAACAACAGGACTGAAGCACAAGCTGAAAATCTTAGGAAAATGTTTTTGGCTATGGCCAGCGATATCAGAGTTGTCTTAGTTAAACTTGCAGATCGACTTCATAACATGAGAACAATTGAATGGCTAAATGATGAGAAAAAACTAAGAATAGCGAGAGAAACAAGAGAGATTTATGCACCATTAGCTAATCGACTAGGAATAAACAGATTTAAATGGGAATTAGAAGATTTAGCTTTTAAATTCCTAGAGCCTAAAGAATATCTAGATCTTAAAGATCAAATCGCCGTTAAAAGAAGTGATAGAGAAAAAAGATTAAAAGTAACTTTGAATCTTATGAAGGAAAACTTGATTTCAGCGGGTTTGAAAAATTTTGAAATAACAGGAAGGCCAAAACATCTTTATGGCATCTGGAGCAAAATGGAAAGACAACAAAAGCAATTTCACGAGATTTATGATGTTGCTGCCCTAAGAATTATCGTGGACAATTCAGATAGTTGTTATAGAGCTTTAGCAGTTGTTCATGATACTTTCAAACCAATTCCAGGTAGATTTAAAGACTATATAGGATTACCAAAACCCAATGGATATCAGTCCTTACACACTTCTGTGATTGGAAGACATCGACCTATTGAAGTTCAAATTAGAACTACTTCGATGCATCAAATTGCTGAATATGGTATTGCTGCTCATTGGCAATATAAAGAGGGTGGTTCTCCTGCTAAAAGTAATGCCGAGAGATTTAATTGGCTAAGACAATTAGTAGAATGGCAACAAGAAGGTAATGAAAGGGATCATAATGATTATTTAGCTTCAATTAAAGAAGATTTATTTGATGAAGAAGTATTTGTAATCACTCCAAAAGGAGATGTTGTTGGTTTAAGGAAAGGATCTACCGCGATAGATTTCGCCTACAGAATCCATTCTGAAGTTGGAAATCACTGTAATGGAATAAGAATTAATGAAAAGCTTTCTCCATTATCTACAGCACTTCAAAATGGTGACTTCATAGAAATTTTGACAAGTAATAATGCTACTCCAAGCTTAGATTGGCTGAACTTTGTAGTTACGCCAACTGCTAAAAATAGAATTCGCCAATGGTATAAGAAAAGCCATCGTGATGAAACGATTAAAAGAGGTAGAGATTTACTTGAAAAAGAAGTAGGTAGAAACGGTTTTGAAGCATTACTTTCTAGTGAAGCCATGAAAAAAGTTGCAAATCGATGCAATTTAAAAACTACTGAAGACCTTCTTGCATCTCTTGGTTTTGGTGGTTTAACTTTGCATCAAGTATTAAACAGACTAAGAGAAGAAATAAAATTACAGACAGAAGATGTAAAAAATGATTCTGACTCTGAAATAGCAAAATCTCTTAAAAGTAATAATAATTTATCCACTAATCAATCTAATACAGCAGCTAAATCACCAATTTCCGGGATAGAAGGTCTTGATTACAGAATAGGTAAATGCTGTTCCCCACTCCCAGGCGAGGATATTATCGGAACTGTGTCGCTCGGCAACCATGGGATAACTATACATAGGGAAGATTGTGAAAATGTAATACCAATTCCAATAGAGAGAAGATTACCTGTCGGTTGGAATCAAGATAATAAAACTGGCGATAATAAGTTTCCAATTCAGCTACGAATAGAAGTAATTGATCGAGTTGGAGTTCTTAAAGATATTCTTATGCGGTTATCTGATAAAGGTATAAACGTTAGTGATGCCAATGTTAAAACTGCTTATGGTAAACCAGCTATTATAAATCTTTGTGTAGGTCTTGAAAGTTATAATCAACTTCACAAAACAATTGAACAAATTAAATCGATGGCAGATGTTTTAGATATCGCCAGAGTTGGACAAAGTTAA
- a CDS encoding ABC transporter ATP-binding protein, protein MEKNKEKIIVVKNLTVKYGLKQQPIIKNFNLEIDSGDHLAIIGPSGCGKTTFAKTLVNILPAKATSKGYLSISNVDPRKINNKDAQLFRRKNFGFIYQDSIKKLNPLMRVGDHLYELFKTHDQTKSSLAIKKLVREVFQKVGIEESRLDSFPHQFSGGMRQRVSIAMALALKPKLLIADEPTTSLDTKTSFEIMQEIIHLCNEFDTTLILISHDINLAAKWCKKVAIIEKGSIVEKGNILDIFQSPKSDIGKKLVNASKIVLEPNIKNNARDQVVLEVNNLRHWYKLNSSIFINKWNKALNEVSFKLYENETLGIVGSSGSGKSTLCRALIGLLKVRGGEIKIYDKNHASKKNKSFKKNNKVQIIFQDPFSSLNPKMTIKSILEDIFFIQKISDKRKIEKEIKLMFRNLNLPLNNDFFNSYPSQLSGGQLQRISLARALLLKPKILICDESVNMLDASVKIEILELLRVLQEKMNLTIIFITHDLGIAKRFCDRLLVMNHGKIVDEGESSTIFTKTQNTYTKSLLNSSLNLI, encoded by the coding sequence ATGGAAAAAAATAAAGAAAAAATTATTGTAGTTAAAAATCTTACTGTTAAATATGGTCTAAAACAGCAACCTATTATCAAAAATTTTAATTTGGAAATAGATAGTGGAGATCATTTGGCCATAATAGGACCTTCTGGATGTGGAAAGACCACTTTTGCAAAAACATTAGTAAATATATTGCCTGCAAAGGCCACTTCTAAAGGGTATCTATCGATTTCTAATGTAGATCCTAGGAAAATAAACAACAAAGATGCACAATTATTTAGAAGAAAGAATTTTGGATTTATTTATCAAGACTCTATAAAAAAACTTAATCCGCTAATGAGAGTTGGGGATCATTTATATGAATTATTTAAAACACATGATCAAACTAAATCATCTTTAGCTATTAAAAAATTAGTAAGAGAAGTTTTTCAAAAAGTCGGAATTGAAGAAAGTAGACTTGATTCTTTCCCACATCAATTTAGCGGCGGAATGAGACAGAGAGTTTCTATAGCAATGGCACTTGCTTTGAAACCTAAATTATTAATAGCTGATGAACCTACAACAAGCTTAGATACCAAAACAAGTTTTGAAATTATGCAAGAAATAATTCATCTATGTAATGAATTTGATACAACTTTAATTTTAATTAGTCATGATATTAATCTTGCAGCAAAGTGGTGTAAAAAAGTTGCAATAATTGAAAAGGGATCGATTGTTGAAAAAGGGAATATATTAGATATCTTTCAATCACCAAAATCAGATATCGGGAAAAAATTAGTAAATGCTTCAAAAATAGTATTAGAACCAAATATTAAAAATAATGCGCGAGATCAGGTCGTTCTAGAGGTAAATAACCTAAGACATTGGTATAAATTAAATTCTTCAATTTTCATTAATAAATGGAATAAGGCTTTAAATGAAGTTAGTTTCAAGTTATATGAGAATGAGACTCTTGGAATAGTTGGTTCTTCAGGGAGTGGTAAAAGTACATTATGTAGGGCTTTAATTGGACTTCTTAAAGTAAGAGGTGGTGAAATCAAAATTTATGATAAAAATCATGCATCGAAAAAAAATAAATCTTTTAAAAAGAACAATAAAGTGCAAATTATTTTTCAAGATCCTTTTTCAAGTTTGAACCCGAAAATGACAATTAAAAGTATTTTGGAAGATATATTTTTTATTCAAAAAATTTCAGATAAAAGAAAAATCGAAAAAGAAATAAAATTAATGTTTAGAAATTTGAATCTTCCCTTAAATAATGATTTTTTTAATTCTTATCCTAGCCAATTATCTGGTGGTCAATTGCAAAGAATTTCATTAGCCAGAGCGCTATTGTTGAAACCAAAAATTTTGATTTGTGATGAGAGCGTTAATATGTTGGATGCTTCAGTAAAAATAGAGATTCTTGAATTACTTAGAGTCTTGCAAGAAAAAATGAATTTAACGATTATCTTTATTACTCATGATTTGGGCATTGCTAAAAGATTTTGTGATAGGTTGCTAGTTATGAATCACGGAAAGATAGTTGATGAAGGAGAAAGTTCTACAATATTCACTAAAACTCAAAACACGTATACAAAATCGCTTCTAAATTCATCTTTGAATCTTATTTAA
- a CDS encoding RluA family pseudouridine synthase — protein sequence MELNNQNSFGIGEGELIEIIYELPLPMRLDRWLVSKRPEQSRARIQHFINSGLVLVNYKTAKAKTPLKNGDNIQIWMPPPEPLIYLKPEKMDLNILFEDEHIIVINKQSGLIVHPAPGHKSGTLVNGLLFHCKDLPGINGKLRPGIVHRLDKDTSGCMVVAKSQEALVNLQKQIKEKIASREYIAVIHGAPNSEEGQIVGNIGRDKLNRLKYKVVEETSGRYACTYWKLEERFGNYSLMSFKLDTGRTHQIRVHCAHINHPIVGDPLYGRCKKLPCKLDGQALHAIKLGLIHPINGKEMIFESELPLDFQKLLSVLKVK from the coding sequence ATGGAATTAAATAATCAAAATTCTTTCGGCATTGGAGAAGGTGAGCTTATAGAAATTATTTATGAGCTACCTCTTCCTATGAGACTAGACAGATGGTTGGTAAGTAAAAGGCCAGAACAAAGTAGAGCAAGAATTCAACATTTTATAAATTCAGGTTTAGTACTTGTAAACTATAAGACTGCGAAAGCAAAGACCCCATTAAAAAATGGCGACAATATTCAAATATGGATGCCTCCTCCAGAACCTCTTATTTATTTGAAACCTGAAAAAATGGATTTAAATATCCTTTTTGAAGACGAGCACATCATAGTAATTAATAAACAATCAGGACTAATTGTTCATCCAGCCCCTGGACACAAATCTGGAACTTTAGTGAATGGATTACTTTTTCACTGTAAAGATCTACCTGGAATTAATGGTAAACTAAGACCTGGGATTGTTCACAGATTAGATAAAGATACCTCGGGATGTATGGTTGTTGCAAAAAGCCAAGAGGCATTAGTAAATCTCCAGAAACAAATTAAAGAAAAAATAGCATCACGCGAATATATTGCAGTAATTCATGGAGCACCGAATTCTGAAGAAGGCCAAATAGTGGGAAACATTGGCAGAGATAAATTAAATAGATTGAAATATAAAGTAGTTGAAGAAACTTCAGGAAGGTATGCCTGTACCTATTGGAAATTAGAAGAAAGATTTGGCAATTACTCATTAATGAGTTTCAAACTAGATACGGGGCGAACGCATCAAATAAGAGTACATTGCGCTCACATTAATCATCCAATTGTGGGTGATCCGTTATATGGAAGATGTAAAAAACTACCATGTAAATTAGATGGCCAAGCTTTACACGCCATTAAGCTTGGACTTATACATCCAATAAATGGTAAAGAAATGATATTTGAATCAGAATTACCATTAGATTTTCAAAAATTACTAAGTGTTCTTAAAGTTAAATAA
- the ylqF gene encoding ribosome biogenesis GTPase YlqF, which yields MDIPKIQWYPGHIAKAEKKLSEVINKVDLVIEVRDARIPLSTGHPHLNKWINNKKHILVINRSDMISPNTINSWNKWFNAKDQYPLWCDAKRGIGIKEICKSAKDSRSSIDDRRISRGMRIRPIRALTLGFPNVGKSALINRIAKKRVVDSARKAGVTRNLRWIKLESGIDLLDAPGVIPPNLEDQKSALNLALCDDIGEAAYEIESVAIGFIKIISTLNKDKNANISVKQISNRYGVDITKGFKSPSAWIDEAASKHTSGDKRRMSHKLLEDYRNQMLGKIALEVPLWN from the coding sequence GTGGACATACCCAAAATCCAATGGTACCCAGGCCATATCGCAAAAGCAGAAAAGAAATTATCTGAAGTTATCAATAAAGTAGATTTAGTTATAGAAGTTAGAGATGCACGAATTCCTTTGTCAACAGGACATCCACACTTAAATAAATGGATAAATAATAAAAAACATATTCTTGTCATTAACAGATCAGATATGATCTCCCCGAATACAATCAATAGTTGGAATAAATGGTTTAATGCTAAAGATCAATATCCTCTTTGGTGTGATGCTAAAAGAGGAATAGGGATTAAAGAAATTTGTAAGTCAGCCAAAGATTCTAGGTCGTCAATCGACGATAGAAGAATCTCTAGAGGAATGCGAATTAGGCCAATTAGAGCCCTTACACTTGGTTTTCCAAACGTAGGAAAGTCGGCATTAATTAATAGAATCGCAAAAAAAAGAGTTGTAGATAGTGCTAGGAAAGCAGGCGTGACTCGTAATTTAAGATGGATAAAATTAGAAAGTGGTATAGATCTGCTAGATGCTCCTGGTGTTATACCTCCAAATTTAGAAGATCAAAAATCAGCACTTAATCTTGCACTGTGTGACGATATTGGAGAAGCTGCTTATGAAATAGAGAGTGTCGCAATTGGATTTATCAAAATTATATCCACTCTCAACAAAGATAAGAATGCGAATATCTCAGTTAAACAAATATCTAATAGATATGGAGTTGATATTACTAAAGGCTTTAAGAGTCCTTCTGCTTGGATCGACGAAGCAGCTTCAAAACATACCTCAGGCGATAAAAGGAGAATGTCTCATAAGTTATTGGAAGATTATAGAAATCAAATGCTGGGTAAAATTGCTTTAGAAGTCCCACTATGGAATTAA
- a CDS encoding phosphoglycerate kinase, with product MSKLSLSSLDKTHLEGKKVLVRVDFNVPLNEDGQITDDTRIRAAIPTIEYLINHSAKVILAAHFGRPKGQVNEKMRLTPVAARLSELLEQHVALTNSCIGDEAVAQSNSLSNGDVLLLENVRFFGEEEKNDLEFAEKLASHADMYVNDAFGAAHRAHASTQGVTNYLSPSVAGFLLEKELKYLQGAVDSPNRPLAAIVGGSKVSSKIGVLDSLLDKCDKIMIGGGMIFTFYKARGLDVGKSLVEEDKLELAKDLEAKAKAKGVELLLPTDVVLADEFSPDANSKISQIDAISGNWMGLDIGPDSIKVFQNALAECKTIIWNGPMGVFEFDKFADGTNAIATTLADLSAFSEVCTIIGGGDSVAAVEKAGLAEKMSHISTGGGASLELLEGKTLPGVAALNDA from the coding sequence ATGTCAAAATTATCTCTTTCCAGTCTTGATAAGACACATTTAGAAGGAAAAAAAGTTCTTGTAAGAGTAGATTTTAATGTTCCATTAAATGAAGACGGTCAAATAACCGACGATACGCGTATTCGTGCAGCGATCCCAACTATTGAATATCTTATTAATCATTCTGCAAAAGTCATTTTAGCTGCTCATTTTGGTAGACCTAAGGGTCAGGTAAATGAAAAAATGAGATTAACTCCAGTAGCAGCAAGATTAAGTGAATTGTTGGAGCAACATGTTGCTCTTACTAACAGTTGTATTGGTGATGAAGCAGTTGCACAATCAAATAGCTTATCTAATGGAGATGTTCTTTTACTTGAGAATGTTCGTTTTTTTGGTGAAGAGGAAAAGAACGACCTGGAGTTTGCTGAAAAATTAGCATCACATGCAGATATGTATGTAAATGATGCTTTCGGTGCTGCTCATAGAGCGCATGCTTCAACTCAGGGTGTTACAAATTATTTAAGTCCCTCAGTAGCTGGATTCCTTTTAGAAAAAGAATTGAAATACCTACAAGGAGCAGTAGATTCCCCAAATCGCCCATTGGCAGCAATAGTTGGAGGGTCAAAGGTTAGTAGCAAAATAGGAGTACTTGATTCTTTACTAGATAAGTGTGACAAAATCATGATTGGCGGAGGTATGATTTTCACTTTTTATAAAGCTAGAGGTTTAGATGTCGGAAAGAGCCTTGTAGAAGAAGATAAACTTGAGCTTGCTAAAGATTTAGAAGCAAAAGCAAAAGCAAAAGGAGTAGAATTATTATTACCCACTGATGTTGTTTTGGCTGATGAATTTTCTCCTGACGCCAATAGTAAAATATCTCAAATTGACGCAATTAGTGGAAATTGGATGGGTCTAGATATTGGTCCAGATTCCATTAAAGTTTTTCAGAATGCTCTTGCAGAATGTAAGACAATTATTTGGAATGGTCCAATGGGAGTTTTTGAATTTGATAAATTTGCAGACGGTACAAATGCAATAGCTACGACTCTTGCGGACTTAAGTGCTTTTTCTGAAGTTTGTACAATAATTGGTGGTGGAGATTCAGTTGCAGCAGTTGAAAAAGCAGGATTAGCTGAGAAAATGTCTCATATATCTACCGGAGGTGGGGCTAGTTTGGAACTCCTAGAAGGTAAAACTTTACCAGGTGTGGCTGCGTTAAACGACGCTTAG
- a CDS encoding UDP-N-acetylglucosamine--N-acetylmuramyl-(pentapeptide) pyrophosphoryl-undecaprenol N-acetylglucosamine transferase gives MSKKNNLLVAASGTGGHIFPALAVSKEVEDEWNIHWLGVSHRLDADFIPKKYNLRTLNIKTPRKNIFLFYQYIEILMSTFQIIRILKEKKINLVFTTGGYISAPTIVASKLLRIPVIIHESNLIPGMVTKYFGFLCNYVFLGFKKTNSYLRNCKTIFTGTPLRDQFYKSHLVPEWVPKGKGPLLIVMGGSQGAKAINHILNESLEFLMKKQFRIVHIIGECNQQSFNVKNSNNYVQKKFTNEIAALIQNCDLVISRSGAVTINELIETEKPSILIPFPYSKNNHQEKNAMILAESGGSVLMNQSKISKEVFEETIERIFKRKSKNGKYYYEILDIMKKNMENNNKIKSKIEIRKFFNYFLKEF, from the coding sequence ATGTCTAAAAAAAATAATTTATTAGTTGCAGCCAGTGGGACAGGGGGGCACATTTTCCCAGCCTTAGCAGTTTCTAAAGAAGTGGAAGATGAATGGAATATTCATTGGTTGGGTGTTAGTCACAGACTTGATGCAGATTTTATTCCCAAAAAATATAATTTAAGGACTTTGAATATAAAGACACCAAGAAAAAATATTTTTTTGTTTTATCAATATATAGAAATTTTGATGTCAACTTTTCAAATAATTAGGATCTTAAAAGAAAAAAAAATTAACTTAGTTTTTACGACTGGCGGTTATATATCAGCACCTACTATTGTTGCTTCAAAACTTCTCAGGATACCTGTCATTATTCATGAATCAAATTTAATTCCAGGAATGGTCACGAAATATTTTGGTTTTTTGTGTAACTATGTTTTTCTAGGATTTAAGAAAACAAATTCTTATTTAAGAAACTGTAAAACTATTTTCACTGGGACTCCTTTAAGGGATCAATTCTATAAATCCCATCTCGTGCCAGAATGGGTCCCAAAAGGAAAGGGACCTCTTTTGATTGTTATGGGAGGTAGCCAAGGAGCAAAAGCTATAAATCACATTCTTAACGAATCTCTTGAATTTTTAATGAAAAAACAGTTTCGGATAGTTCATATTATTGGCGAATGTAATCAACAATCCTTTAATGTAAAAAATTCCAATAATTATGTTCAAAAGAAATTTACTAATGAAATCGCAGCTTTGATTCAAAACTGTGATCTTGTAATATCGAGATCTGGTGCAGTAACAATAAATGAACTTATAGAAACTGAAAAACCTTCAATTTTAATTCCATTTCCTTATTCTAAAAATAATCACCAGGAGAAAAATGCAATGATTCTTGCCGAAAGTGGAGGTTCAGTTTTAATGAATCAAAGTAAAATTTCTAAAGAAGTTTTTGAAGAAACTATAGAAAGAATTTTTAAGAGAAAATCAAAAAACGGAAAATATTACTATGAAATTTTAGATATTATGAAGAAGAACATGGAAAATAATAATAAAATCAAATCTAAAATTGAGATTAGAAAATTTTTTAATTATTTTTTAAAGGAATTCTGA